One segment of Paenibacillus rhizovicinus DNA contains the following:
- a CDS encoding carbohydrate ABC transporter permease produces the protein MPLERGERWFQIFNVIFMCIFVAVIIFPLINVIALSLNDGYDAMKGGIYLYPRKFTLVNYETILRDHTIYRALGVTVMKTLVGVAGHLVITGMAAYAMSKSNLIGRKLFIRLGIISMFFYGGLIPTFLVIKSLGLANHFLVYVIPVLYSFYDMIILMNFFRGLPDSIEESAKIDGASVFQIFFKIVMPLSLPVFATIALFHGVYQWNDFFVAKLYVTDKSLYPIQYYLYQLLTSTGAANASKAGVYISKAFTTQSLQQATMIITTLPIMLVYPFLQKYFISGMLVGGVKE, from the coding sequence GTGGCGGTCATCATATTCCCGCTCATCAACGTTATCGCGCTGTCGCTCAATGACGGCTACGACGCGATGAAGGGCGGCATATATCTCTACCCGAGAAAATTCACGCTCGTCAACTACGAGACGATCCTGAGGGACCATACGATTTACCGGGCGCTCGGCGTTACGGTGATGAAGACGCTGGTCGGCGTCGCCGGCCACCTGGTCATTACGGGGATGGCGGCTTACGCGATGAGCAAGTCGAACTTGATCGGCCGCAAGCTGTTCATCCGTCTCGGCATCATTTCGATGTTTTTCTACGGCGGTTTGATTCCGACGTTCTTGGTCATCAAATCGCTTGGACTGGCTAACCATTTCCTGGTGTACGTCATTCCGGTGCTGTACAGCTTCTACGATATGATCATTCTGATGAATTTCTTCCGCGGGCTCCCGGATTCCATCGAAGAATCGGCGAAGATCGACGGAGCGAGCGTGTTCCAGATTTTCTTCAAAATCGTTATGCCTTTGTCGCTTCCGGTATTCGCTACGATCGCATTGTTTCACGGCGTTTACCAATGGAATGATTTCTTCGTGGCTAAGTTGTACGTCACGGACAAGTCGCTCTATCCGATCCAGTACTACCTCTATCAGCTGCTGACCAGCACGGGGGCGGCCAACGCTTCCAAAGCCGGAGTCTATATTTCAAAAGCGTTCACGACGCAATCGCTTCAGCAGGCAACGATGATCATCACGACGCTGCCCATCATGCTCGTTTATCCGTTTCTTCAGAAATACTTCATCAGCGGCATGCTGGTCGGCGGGGTCAAAGAGTAA
- a CDS encoding type 2 periplasmic-binding domain-containing protein, translating into MKKTATVATLIVSALVFTACGSKGGGGGNLADASFTVDAATPSWKTDKSTADLSWYINFDWFAQTWGNDTATKFITEDTGVNVTYQNGTDDKLNTMMASGDLPDIITIDGTSPLIKDASKFAIPLDELAKKYDPYFLSSAAKPDTLKFFTQDDGHVYGYPNFSNTQSDYEKGGVYGNQAFMVRKDIYEQIGSPDMTTPEGFTAALEAVKKLGLKDALGKPIVPFGTQNFSDGSEKNGVFDRTLADFIGVPMLTDDGKYYDRLTDADYQKWLKVFVAARQNGLTDKDMVTMTKDDKDARLTNGSYFVYFDNDIIGETDPMTVWASENPDKAYIAVEGPKSTVGRKPALPGTSIEGWTQTFISKSAKNPQKAMELVEYLVSEYGDTVMNFGREGQTYTMKDGKPVLNADLLQLKQTDPSAFETKVGLTTHLWLQDSALLSRQMGIDQFPKYLQQAKQWTVQYTVPQFEMASLDVYLSRESARNVEKINQDWAQTIAKILNAKSDSEVDQDMAAFVKYRQDNGWDKLVEERNTQIEANKKKLAQ; encoded by the coding sequence ATGAAAAAGACAGCAACAGTAGCAACGCTTATCGTCAGCGCCCTCGTATTCACTGCCTGCGGCAGCAAGGGCGGCGGAGGCGGCAACCTGGCCGATGCCAGCTTCACGGTCGACGCGGCGACGCCAAGCTGGAAGACCGACAAATCGACGGCCGATCTCAGCTGGTACATCAACTTCGACTGGTTCGCGCAAACATGGGGCAACGATACGGCGACGAAATTCATTACGGAAGACACGGGCGTCAACGTTACGTACCAGAACGGAACGGACGACAAGCTCAACACCATGATGGCCTCCGGCGACCTGCCTGATATCATCACGATCGACGGCACGAGCCCGCTGATCAAAGATGCAAGCAAATTCGCGATTCCGCTGGACGAACTGGCGAAGAAATACGATCCGTACTTCCTCTCTTCGGCGGCCAAACCGGATACGTTGAAGTTCTTCACGCAGGACGACGGCCATGTGTACGGTTACCCGAACTTCTCCAATACGCAATCGGACTATGAGAAGGGCGGCGTCTACGGCAACCAGGCATTCATGGTGCGCAAAGACATTTACGAGCAAATCGGCAGCCCGGATATGACGACGCCGGAAGGCTTCACGGCCGCATTGGAAGCGGTTAAAAAGCTGGGGCTGAAAGACGCGCTGGGCAAGCCGATCGTGCCGTTCGGCACGCAAAACTTCAGCGACGGCTCGGAGAAGAACGGCGTATTCGACCGTACGCTGGCGGACTTCATCGGCGTGCCGATGCTGACGGACGACGGCAAGTATTATGACCGTCTGACCGACGCCGACTACCAGAAATGGCTGAAAGTGTTCGTGGCAGCCCGTCAGAACGGCCTGACGGACAAGGACATGGTCACCATGACGAAGGATGACAAAGACGCGCGTTTGACGAACGGCAGTTACTTCGTCTACTTCGACAACGATATTATCGGCGAGACGGATCCGATGACGGTGTGGGCCAGCGAGAACCCGGACAAGGCGTACATTGCCGTCGAAGGACCGAAGTCGACGGTGGGCCGCAAACCGGCGCTGCCTGGTACGTCGATCGAAGGCTGGACGCAAACGTTCATTTCGAAGAGCGCCAAGAACCCGCAGAAGGCGATGGAGCTCGTTGAGTACCTCGTCAGCGAATACGGCGACACGGTCATGAACTTCGGCCGCGAAGGCCAAACGTATACGATGAAGGACGGCAAGCCCGTGCTGAATGCGGACTTGCTGCAATTGAAGCAAACCGATCCGTCAGCCTTCGAGACGAAGGTCGGCTTGACGACGCATCTGTGGCTGCAGGACAGCGCGCTGCTGTCGCGCCAAATGGGCATCGACCAATTCCCGAAATATTTGCAGCAAGCGAAGCAGTGGACGGTCCAATATACCGTGCCGCAATTCGAAATGGCGAGCCTCGACGTATACCTGTCGCGCGAATCCGCGCGCAACGTGGAGAAGATCAACCAGGATTGGGCGCAGACGATCGCGAAGATTCTGAACGCCAAGTCGGACTCGGAAGTCGACCAGGACATGGCCGCTTTCGTCAAGTACCGTCAAGACAACGGTTGGGACAAGCTGGTTGAAGAGCGCAATACGCAAATCGAAGCGAACAAGAAGAAGCTTGCTCAATAG
- a CDS encoding DNA alkylation repair protein produces MAGTETAVSAAAYSDKLEALFRGHANAEQAAAMKAYMREQFDFLGIRTPERNALMKAFVKEHGVPSGAELEATVRRLWALPEREYLYAAMTLMDKRKKELGPAQTELLEFLITTHAWWDTVDLLASHLAGTLFGKHPELVPAFTEKWITAESLWLRRSALLFQLGYKGRTDAELLFSLVRRTAHESDFFMRKAIGWALREYGKTDPDAVRAFVRETELSPLSVREALKHIGE; encoded by the coding sequence ATGGCGGGAACGGAAACGGCAGTTAGCGCGGCGGCATATTCGGACAAACTGGAGGCGTTGTTTCGCGGGCATGCGAATGCCGAACAGGCGGCTGCAATGAAGGCGTATATGCGGGAGCAATTCGATTTTCTGGGCATTCGTACGCCGGAGCGCAACGCGCTGATGAAGGCGTTCGTGAAGGAACACGGCGTGCCTTCCGGTGCGGAGCTGGAGGCGACGGTGCGGCGGCTGTGGGCGCTGCCGGAGCGAGAGTATTTGTACGCGGCGATGACGCTGATGGACAAGCGGAAGAAGGAGCTTGGTCCGGCGCAGACGGAGCTGTTGGAATTCCTGATTACGACGCATGCATGGTGGGATACGGTCGACCTGCTGGCAAGCCATCTGGCAGGCACGTTGTTCGGCAAGCACCCCGAGCTGGTGCCGGCGTTTACGGAGAAGTGGATCACTGCGGAAAGCCTCTGGCTGCGTCGCAGCGCGCTGCTGTTCCAGCTGGGGTACAAGGGACGCACCGACGCGGAGCTGCTGTTCTCGCTCGTTCGGCGGACGGCGCACGAGAGCGACTTCTTCATGCGCAAGGCGATCGGCTGGGCGCTGCGGGAGTACGGCAAGACCGACCCGGACGCGGTGCGCGCCTTCGTCCGCGAGACGGAGCTGTCGCCGCTCAGCGTGCGCGAGGCGTTGAAGCATATCGGGGAGTGA
- a CDS encoding alpha/beta hydrolase family protein: MNHSITIKSGEVELAGVLQYPVVEAGAKRADKHPIVIICHGFIGNRMGTDRLFVEAAERLTRRGYLVLRFDYGGCGESSGDYGNGGLDELIAQTRTVIDYASSLDLVDSERLILVGHSLGGAIAVLTAARDARVKSLVLWAPVAHPYMDIRNIIGTKAIEEIDTAGRSDYMHYQFTKRFTDSLAQYQPLTETRGYAGDVLIVHGTADTVIPVDYCFLYQKMFWLRKEGNCDKEVILQGDHTFSNKALRDELFDISLRWIDSIGKRRNDWSLWTI; this comes from the coding sequence ATGAATCATTCCATAACAATCAAGAGCGGCGAGGTCGAGCTGGCCGGCGTGCTGCAATACCCCGTCGTGGAAGCAGGGGCCAAACGTGCGGATAAACATCCGATCGTGATCATTTGCCATGGTTTCATCGGCAACCGGATGGGGACGGACCGGCTGTTCGTGGAGGCGGCGGAACGGTTGACGCGCAGGGGATATTTGGTGCTGCGTTTCGACTACGGCGGCTGCGGCGAAAGCTCGGGCGATTACGGCAACGGCGGGTTGGATGAGCTCATCGCCCAGACGCGCACGGTGATCGACTACGCTTCGAGCCTTGATTTGGTCGATTCGGAGCGCCTCATACTTGTGGGCCACAGCCTCGGCGGCGCGATTGCGGTACTTACGGCGGCACGGGATGCGCGAGTGAAGTCGCTTGTTCTGTGGGCGCCTGTCGCGCATCCGTACATGGACATTCGCAATATTATCGGTACCAAGGCAATCGAGGAGATCGACACTGCCGGCCGATCCGACTATATGCATTATCAGTTTACGAAGCGGTTTACCGATTCCCTTGCGCAGTACCAGCCGCTGACGGAAACGCGCGGGTACGCCGGCGACGTATTGATCGTGCACGGCACGGCCGACACGGTTATTCCGGTCGATTACTGCTTCCTTTATCAGAAAATGTTCTGGCTTCGCAAAGAGGGCAACTGCGATAAAGAGGTCATTTTGCAGGGCGACCATACGTTCTCGAACAAAGCTTTGCGTGACGAGCTGTTCGATATCTCGCTCCGCTGGATTGACTCCATCGGCAAACGCCGCAACGACTGGAGCTTATGGACGATTTAG